A genomic segment from Chitinophaga niabensis encodes:
- a CDS encoding Ig-like domain-containing protein → MKKICYTLLLAIFYMAASQGVRAQTYTWNQVRIGGSGAIPSFVAHPLVPDLYFITTDVGTPYRWNKDLQKWEHLMLFKKIPLNYWSWEFHQRCGSIAIDPSDSTGNILYATVENGAGSGPGKGSSTVGTIMKSTDRGDTWTDLNVPIAVHPNSTQSFGDRIQVDPANSNHVWVVTDAHGALKTQNAGTSWTQVSNITTPGYCSFILFDKSSGTVTVNSQTVTKRIYIGRQAGVYASEDGGLSFTLMSNSPAYPIRATIHADGTLYISAGTENQEKGVYKYKNGSWQNISPVTLEPDPDPNKNDRFFIKVAVNPANSDHIIVGTRGTWQKDPYYISTHGGAPGTYSPGQITRDNTEAPHSKNDGVPFNAPGHNSYGFHWDPFYPNRVWLNDMLDVLSTDNIFATPTNWKIRVVGLEEIMVTGPLVAPPSGKNLLLSVTADVGGAHHRSLTEPLNQGNVANTALFTNIFNAFNMTGVAFQYNDPEFVVRVGCDGPATNEVAYSRAGYSTNGGDTYTLFPQSPGIRGRVAVSANRRNILWLTQMDGNSPGNVYWSENLGTSWQKSTGVSAGILPAGPQWNLYPGQNHLAADKVNGDYFYIWDRGSFYVSSDGGKSFVKTDATGLTANAGSNPNGSAYATTSNVEVTPGKTGDVWIAFHNESYPQFSGLFHTTDTGKTFSKVGGEDFKPKWIAAAMSDTTVNAHLALYVTSQAIPINGINYGAFRSDDTGRTWTTILDRLPGVAPNITADNKGRMFISAHGNGIFFGTPVAGPVQSVEIINPASDTLVKGYTTKLNFKLTPAYPTNPAIVWSSSDTTIAKVDQFGKVSGINTGNATITITSVDGGKTDTHPVVVVPPTISTGITIDSVVYGTMNTPKQLSFAVVPANTTNKTLTWSVADGTIAGVDANGVVTGLKLGTTTLTIAAADGGFSKTVQLTVNTIVTAINAGTNANPPTPYQATTIGQYVPEGAANTAGLWHAGYTGNSSITATVDLSQVTEPAPRKVYEYMRISRNNVTQMRYYLRNLIPNANYAVRLHFIEPSNTEKANRIFSVKTISGDSLINFNPYAAAGNKLNTVVTRTLEAKANSAGLIEVWFYPKVAANDPHSASIAALEARIIPLQGISIHSDSSNLYVSYKDTLKLTTTPVNATNRNLVYTSSNQAVATVDLNGVVTGRSAGTVTITATSVEGGFTATKNYNVIYIPVTSLTLDSSSATVFVGSGIQLNAAIAPPKASNKGVIWTSSDTLLAKVSSNGTITGIKQGDVIIKATSADNPAIFAQANVHVANVLATSLTLIPSTAIIGAQDTLLMKFSFSPANTSIKTVVWSSSDATVATVDSAGIITAIKQGTATITANTQDASGVSATLPVTVVPFDSCGGIPNYGFESDLINWVTYLKGQPNTGAVYTVSGKGHSGDKAATLGFNKDKTSMNIQGTIPVRGNSIIVFKQWVKVERGADGYPWWAGYGVGFVDSLGAATGTASVSRDVHGAAYYDNWVQIRDTITVPDSAVGLTYWIAKEGPGHVWLDDLCIEVLKTNKKAIYGINAGTTTTPAGPYANTTFAQYVPEGPTGTDKLWHAGYTWVQKVNSPVDLSYVTDPAPPQVYEYMRVFKSNITQMRYYLRDLTPNTVYAIRLHFVEPQDAEKNKRIFSIKATNGLDSLIDFNVYQAAGNRLNTAVIKTIRATANSAGMIQVFFYPKTGLYDPYSGSIAAIEVRTLMTADTLESLQNGIAAVGSRSNVRLDFSTEVFPNPSSSGFNVRMTSSSKAEALLNIVDNAGSVIYSRRINAGTYYQVGQNLKPGLYYITVRQGVQSKTMKVVKQ, encoded by the coding sequence ATGAAAAAGATTTGCTACACCCTATTACTCGCCATTTTTTACATGGCGGCCTCACAGGGAGTGCGCGCACAAACCTATACCTGGAACCAGGTTCGGATAGGTGGCTCCGGCGCCATCCCCTCTTTTGTGGCGCACCCGCTGGTACCCGATCTTTATTTCATCACCACAGATGTAGGCACTCCCTACCGTTGGAATAAAGACCTGCAGAAGTGGGAGCACTTAATGTTATTCAAAAAGATACCGCTCAACTACTGGAGCTGGGAGTTTCACCAGCGTTGCGGCAGCATTGCCATAGACCCCAGCGATTCAACCGGTAACATCCTTTATGCCACGGTAGAGAACGGTGCTGGTTCCGGGCCCGGTAAAGGCTCCAGCACGGTAGGTACCATTATGAAAAGTACTGACAGGGGTGATACCTGGACGGACCTTAATGTTCCTATCGCCGTGCACCCGAACAGCACACAATCATTCGGCGATCGTATACAGGTAGATCCTGCCAACAGTAATCATGTGTGGGTTGTAACAGACGCGCATGGTGCTTTAAAAACGCAAAATGCAGGTACCAGCTGGACGCAGGTAAGCAACATCACTACACCGGGCTATTGTTCTTTTATTCTTTTCGATAAAAGCTCCGGCACTGTTACTGTAAACAGCCAGACGGTTACTAAACGGATCTATATCGGCCGGCAGGCAGGTGTATACGCATCGGAAGACGGCGGGCTTTCTTTCACGCTGATGAGCAACAGCCCTGCATACCCCATCCGTGCCACGATCCACGCGGATGGAACGCTGTACATATCTGCCGGAACCGAGAACCAGGAAAAGGGTGTTTACAAGTATAAGAACGGCAGCTGGCAGAACATCTCTCCCGTAACTTTAGAACCCGATCCTGATCCGAATAAAAACGACAGGTTCTTCATTAAAGTTGCAGTAAATCCTGCCAATTCAGATCATATCATTGTAGGTACCCGCGGCACCTGGCAAAAGGACCCTTATTATATTTCAACACATGGCGGCGCACCCGGCACCTACTCACCGGGGCAGATCACACGTGATAATACAGAAGCGCCACATTCGAAGAATGATGGTGTACCATTCAACGCACCGGGCCATAATTCCTATGGTTTCCACTGGGACCCTTTTTATCCCAACCGCGTGTGGTTAAATGATATGCTGGACGTACTTTCCACAGATAACATCTTTGCAACCCCTACCAACTGGAAGATACGCGTAGTAGGTTTGGAAGAGATCATGGTAACCGGTCCGCTGGTAGCTCCTCCCAGCGGCAAGAACCTGCTGCTCTCCGTTACTGCGGATGTGGGTGGCGCACATCACCGCTCTCTTACGGAGCCCCTGAACCAGGGTAATGTGGCCAATACTGCTTTGTTCACCAATATCTTCAACGCTTTTAACATGACGGGCGTAGCCTTCCAGTACAACGATCCTGAGTTTGTTGTACGCGTTGGCTGCGACGGCCCGGCCACTAACGAAGTGGCTTATTCGCGTGCAGGTTACTCTACCAATGGCGGAGATACCTATACCCTCTTCCCCCAATCACCCGGTATACGCGGGCGTGTAGCCGTGTCCGCTAACCGCAGGAATATACTCTGGCTTACGCAAATGGATGGTAACAGTCCCGGTAATGTGTACTGGTCAGAAAACCTGGGCACCAGCTGGCAAAAGTCCACCGGCGTTTCTGCCGGCATCTTACCTGCAGGCCCGCAGTGGAACCTGTACCCCGGGCAAAATCACCTCGCAGCAGATAAAGTGAACGGTGATTATTTCTATATCTGGGACCGCGGTTCTTTTTATGTAAGTTCCGATGGCGGAAAGTCATTCGTGAAAACAGATGCCACAGGCCTTACAGCCAATGCAGGCAGCAACCCGAACGGTTCAGCTTATGCCACCACTTCCAATGTTGAAGTAACACCCGGGAAAACCGGCGATGTGTGGATTGCCTTTCACAATGAATCCTATCCGCAATTCAGCGGGCTCTTCCATACAACAGATACAGGTAAAACATTCAGCAAAGTAGGGGGTGAAGATTTCAAGCCCAAATGGATAGCTGCAGCCATGTCCGACACAACAGTGAATGCGCACCTTGCGCTGTATGTGACCAGCCAGGCTATTCCCATCAATGGCATTAACTACGGCGCTTTCCGTTCAGACGATACCGGGCGTACCTGGACCACCATTTTAGACAGGTTGCCGGGCGTAGCACCGAATATTACGGCAGACAATAAAGGAAGGATGTTTATTTCCGCTCACGGGAACGGTATCTTTTTTGGTACCCCTGTAGCGGGCCCCGTTCAGTCCGTGGAAATTATCAATCCTGCATCGGACACACTGGTGAAAGGATATACCACTAAACTGAATTTTAAGCTCACACCCGCCTACCCCACTAACCCGGCCATTGTATGGAGCTCTTCCGATACCACCATCGCAAAAGTGGACCAGTTCGGGAAAGTGAGCGGCATCAACACCGGTAATGCCACCATCACCATTACATCGGTCGATGGCGGGAAAACGGATACACATCCGGTTGTTGTGGTCCCTCCTACTATATCCACGGGCATTACGATAGACAGTGTTGTTTATGGCACCATGAATACACCTAAGCAACTCAGCTTTGCCGTTGTGCCTGCCAATACGACCAACAAAACACTCACCTGGTCTGTGGCCGATGGTACCATTGCGGGTGTGGATGCAAATGGTGTGGTCACGGGCCTGAAGCTGGGTACCACCACGCTCACGATTGCTGCAGCAGACGGTGGCTTTAGCAAAACTGTGCAGTTGACTGTGAACACCATTGTGACAGCGATCAATGCCGGCACTAATGCAAACCCGCCAACACCTTACCAGGCTACCACTATCGGCCAGTATGTACCCGAAGGCGCGGCCAACACCGCCGGTCTCTGGCATGCAGGATATACAGGGAATAGCAGCATCACTGCAACCGTAGACCTGAGCCAGGTAACAGAACCTGCGCCGCGCAAAGTATATGAATACATGCGCATCTCCAGGAATAACGTTACACAGATGCGTTACTATCTGCGTAACCTGATCCCCAACGCCAACTATGCGGTACGCCTGCATTTTATAGAGCCCAGCAATACAGAAAAGGCCAATCGCATCTTCAGTGTAAAGACCATCAGCGGCGACAGCCTGATCAATTTCAATCCTTATGCTGCGGCCGGGAATAAGCTGAACACTGTTGTAACGCGCACCCTTGAAGCGAAAGCAAATAGCGCAGGCCTGATAGAAGTATGGTTCTATCCCAAAGTTGCCGCAAACGATCCACATAGTGCCTCTATCGCTGCTCTTGAAGCGCGCATTATTCCACTCCAGGGGATCAGCATTCATTCGGACAGCAGCAACCTCTATGTTAGCTACAAAGATACATTGAAGCTGACCACTACGCCGGTGAATGCCACTAACAGGAACCTGGTATACACCTCTTCCAACCAGGCAGTAGCTACAGTAGACCTGAACGGCGTTGTAACAGGAAGATCTGCGGGAACGGTTACGATCACCGCAACGTCTGTTGAAGGCGGCTTTACGGCTACCAAAAACTATAACGTAATTTACATACCGGTTACATCTTTAACGCTGGATAGTTCATCAGCTACTGTATTTGTTGGCTCCGGCATCCAGCTGAATGCTGCCATCGCTCCTCCGAAAGCCAGCAATAAAGGGGTAATATGGACGTCTTCAGACACGCTGCTGGCTAAAGTAAGCAGCAATGGCACCATCACCGGTATTAAACAAGGCGATGTTATCATCAAAGCCACATCGGCTGATAACCCGGCTATTTTTGCACAGGCCAATGTGCATGTGGCCAATGTATTAGCTACCAGCCTTACGCTGATCCCCTCTACCGCTATCATTGGTGCCCAGGATACATTGCTGATGAAGTTCAGCTTCTCTCCTGCCAACACCTCCATTAAAACGGTTGTGTGGAGCAGCTCTGATGCAACAGTGGCTACCGTTGATAGTGCAGGTATTATCACTGCCATTAAACAGGGTACTGCTACTATCACCGCCAATACACAAGATGCTTCAGGCGTTTCAGCTACACTGCCCGTAACGGTAGTGCCCTTTGATTCCTGCGGCGGTATACCCAACTACGGCTTCGAAAGCGATCTGATCAACTGGGTCACTTACCTGAAAGGCCAGCCAAATACCGGCGCAGTGTACACCGTGAGCGGTAAAGGCCACTCCGGCGATAAAGCGGCAACACTGGGCTTTAATAAAGACAAAACCAGCATGAACATCCAGGGTACTATCCCTGTAAGAGGAAACAGCATCATTGTATTTAAGCAATGGGTGAAGGTAGAAAGAGGTGCGGACGGTTACCCCTGGTGGGCCGGATACGGCGTTGGATTTGTGGATAGCCTTGGTGCTGCCACTGGTACTGCGTCCGTTTCAAGAGATGTACATGGAGCCGCATACTATGATAACTGGGTACAGATAAGGGATACCATTACCGTACCTGACAGCGCGGTTGGCCTCACTTACTGGATCGCTAAAGAAGGCCCCGGTCACGTATGGCTGGATGATCTTTGCATAGAAGTTTTAAAGACCAACAAAAAGGCTATTTACGGTATCAACGCAGGTACTACAACAACCCCTGCCGGCCCATATGCCAATACCACCTTTGCACAATATGTTCCGGAAGGGCCTACCGGCACAGACAAACTCTGGCATGCAGGTTATACCTGGGTACAGAAAGTGAATTCGCCGGTGGACCTCTCTTATGTAACCGATCCCGCTCCGCCGCAGGTATACGAGTACATGCGCGTATTCAAAAGCAATATCACCCAGATGCGTTATTACCTGCGCGATCTCACACCCAATACCGTGTATGCCATCCGCCTGCACTTTGTTGAGCCACAGGATGCGGAGAAGAACAAAAGGATCTTCAGCATCAAAGCCACTAACGGCCTGGACAGCCTTATTGACTTCAATGTGTACCAGGCAGCAGGTAACAGGCTGAACACGGCTGTGATAAAGACCATCAGGGCCACAGCCAACAGCGCAGGTATGATACAGGTGTTCTTCTACCCTAAAACAGGATTGTATGATCCTTATAGCGGATCAATTGCTGCTATCGAGGTGCGCACGCTGATGACGGCAGATACGCTGGAAAGTTTGCAGAACGGGATCGCAGCGGTTGGCAGCAGATCAAACGTCAGGCTGGATTTTTCAACGGAAGTGTTTCCTAATCCTTCCAGCAGTGGATTTAATGTAAGGATGACTTCTTCATCTAAAGCAGAAGCATTGCTTAACATTGTTGATAATGCCGGTAGTGTAATTTATTCCAGGAGGATAAATGCCGGTACATATTACCAGGTTGGGCAAAACCTGAAACCGGGGCTTTATTATATCACGGTAAGGCAAGGGGTTCAGAGCAAGACGATGAAGGTTGTGAAACAATAA
- a CDS encoding class I SAM-dependent methyltransferase yields MEIVEAADAFDKSAKIYQDKFMDVSLFADTFNFFCDNIPAGNASILDIACGPGNITRYLLDKKPGYDILGIDLSPNMLSLAQANNPTAEFQLMDCREIGHIEKRFDGIMCGFCLPYLTPNEAVALITDTAGLLKPGGVFYVSTMEENDHTKSRFQRSSSGDQVYVNYHREDHLTQAMQENKFEVVHLKRFSSPDKDGVMITDLVLIGKLT; encoded by the coding sequence ATGGAAATAGTAGAAGCGGCCGATGCGTTTGACAAGTCTGCCAAAATATACCAGGATAAATTTATGGATGTCAGCTTATTTGCCGATACCTTCAATTTTTTCTGCGATAACATACCCGCCGGCAATGCATCTATCCTGGATATTGCCTGTGGGCCCGGAAACATCACCCGGTACTTACTGGATAAAAAACCGGGTTACGATATATTGGGAATTGACCTGTCGCCCAATATGCTCAGCCTTGCACAGGCCAATAATCCAACAGCTGAATTTCAGTTGATGGATTGCCGTGAAATAGGCCATATCGAAAAGAGATTTGATGGGATCATGTGTGGTTTCTGCCTGCCCTATTTAACACCCAATGAAGCCGTTGCGCTGATCACCGATACAGCAGGATTGTTAAAACCAGGCGGTGTATTTTATGTAAGCACTATGGAGGAAAATGATCATACCAAATCAAGATTTCAAAGATCAAGCTCAGGTGACCAGGTGTATGTAAATTATCACAGGGAAGATCATTTAACGCAAGCCATGCAGGAAAATAAATTTGAAGTGGTCCATTTAAAGCGTTTCAGCTCTCCTGATAAGGACGGTGTAATGATCACCGACCTGGTATTGATCGGGAAATTGACATGA
- a CDS encoding S41 family peptidase, whose protein sequence is MKKILTGFILFGSTLTLKAQQDARLLRFPAVHGNQVAFTYAGDLYTVPVTGGVARRITSHPGYEMFARFSHDGRTIAFTGQYDGNTEVFIMPATGGEPKRITYTATLGRDDIADRMGPNNIVMGWTPDDKHVIYRSRGTSFNAFKGKLYLAPLNGDLSQELPFTVASWTSYNADGSKMAMNRVFREFRTWKNYRGGMADDIWLVDPASGKAENITNNPAQDIFPMYHGDKIYFVSERDRTANIFVYDTKTKQTQKVTTFKEFDVKFPSLGDNAIVFENGGYIYLLDLTNNQARKLNITIAEDLASGRSKQVDAADFVYSWDLSPDGKRAVFSARGDVFTVPSKSGVTRNLTQSSNAHDRNVGWSPDGKWISYISDRTGEDELYIQQQGGSQPAKQITKGGGSYKFNPVWSPDSKYLMFGNREQDLFIVDVVSENKTLVAHSDAGTLGSYTFAPDSKWIAFTVPGKAREFSVIKLYHIDTKKTIAVTDTWYDSGGPQFSPDGKLLYFISERDFNPTYSNTEWNHAYTDMGRPYFARLSASDRSPLADKNDEVSVKGDADTSSKKTPVPAGKGVTVVVDEEGLADRIESLPVSPGSYGGLLPVEDGVYYSSGTRGPRGFKFFSLTDLKETEIGNFGGYSVTPDAKKIMFRTGNDFFIESLGKSKITPANKVDLSGLKITVDLRAEWKQIYDESWRQMRDYFYDPNMHGVNWKAMHDKYAPLLPYVNHRDDLTYLIGELIGELSIGHAYVNSGDRPPINRIQLGLLGARFSRDKSGYYRIDSILSGESWNKTLVSPLRASGLKVKAGDYIISINGTSMKVVNNLYETLAGKAGQFVEIEVAGSPSATNVRKLLVKPIADESSLYYHEWVQQNIAKVNAASGGRIGYVHIPDMGVEGLNQFARYFYPQLDKEALIIDDRGNGGGNVSPMIIERLLRRPSLGTMLRNSKTASIKPDAHIGPKVCLIDQYSASDGDLFPWQFKYNGIGPLIGQRTWGGVVGISGSLPFIDGGDMRKPEFAHFAPDGSSFIIEGEGVHPDIEVINDPYVEYKGNDVQLTQGIKVLLEKLAQGGKTGVPKIPAFPDKSK, encoded by the coding sequence ATGAAAAAAATCCTTACCGGTTTCATCCTATTCGGATCAACCCTTACCTTAAAAGCACAACAGGATGCCCGCTTGCTTCGCTTCCCTGCCGTTCATGGTAACCAGGTGGCCTTCACCTATGCAGGTGATCTCTACACTGTTCCCGTAACAGGCGGTGTGGCACGGCGCATTACCAGCCATCCCGGCTACGAGATGTTTGCCCGTTTCAGCCATGATGGTAGAACAATTGCCTTCACCGGCCAATACGACGGCAATACGGAGGTTTTCATTATGCCCGCTACCGGCGGCGAACCGAAACGGATCACCTACACAGCCACCCTCGGCCGCGATGATATAGCGGACCGTATGGGCCCTAACAATATAGTAATGGGCTGGACGCCGGACGACAAACACGTGATCTACCGCAGCCGCGGTACCTCATTTAATGCATTCAAAGGCAAACTTTACCTGGCCCCGCTCAATGGAGACCTCAGCCAGGAATTGCCCTTCACCGTTGCTTCCTGGACCTCCTACAATGCCGATGGCTCCAAAATGGCCATGAACCGCGTATTCCGGGAGTTCCGCACCTGGAAGAATTATCGTGGCGGTATGGCGGATGATATCTGGCTGGTAGACCCTGCATCCGGTAAAGCAGAAAATATCACTAACAACCCGGCACAGGACATCTTTCCCATGTATCATGGCGATAAGATCTACTTCGTAAGTGAGCGGGACAGAACGGCGAACATTTTTGTATATGATACCAAAACAAAACAAACGCAGAAAGTAACCACCTTCAAAGAATTTGATGTCAAATTTCCATCGTTAGGCGATAATGCCATCGTGTTTGAGAATGGAGGATATATTTACCTGCTGGACCTCACCAATAACCAGGCAAGGAAACTGAACATCACCATCGCGGAAGATCTTGCCTCAGGCCGTTCCAAACAGGTAGATGCGGCTGACTTTGTGTATAGCTGGGACCTGTCGCCCGATGGCAAACGTGCTGTTTTCAGCGCACGCGGCGATGTGTTCACGGTTCCCTCCAAATCGGGCGTTACACGTAATCTCACTCAATCCAGCAACGCGCACGACCGCAATGTTGGCTGGAGCCCCGATGGAAAATGGATCAGCTACATCTCGGACCGTACAGGGGAAGATGAATTGTATATCCAGCAACAGGGCGGATCGCAGCCAGCGAAACAAATAACGAAAGGAGGAGGTTCTTATAAGTTTAATCCCGTATGGAGCCCGGATAGTAAATACCTGATGTTCGGTAACCGGGAACAGGACCTTTTTATAGTGGATGTTGTTTCAGAAAACAAAACACTGGTGGCGCATTCCGATGCGGGCACACTTGGATCATACACATTTGCGCCAGACAGCAAATGGATCGCTTTTACCGTTCCCGGTAAAGCACGTGAGTTCAGCGTGATCAAACTCTATCATATCGATACTAAGAAAACCATTGCCGTTACCGATACCTGGTACGACAGTGGCGGGCCACAGTTCAGCCCTGATGGGAAGCTCCTGTATTTTATATCTGAGCGCGACTTCAATCCCACTTACAGCAATACTGAATGGAACCATGCTTATACAGATATGGGCCGTCCTTATTTTGCCCGGCTCAGCGCCAGTGATAGATCGCCCTTAGCTGATAAGAACGATGAAGTGAGTGTGAAGGGAGACGCAGATACCAGCAGTAAAAAAACACCTGTTCCTGCAGGAAAAGGAGTAACTGTGGTGGTGGACGAAGAAGGCCTGGCAGACCGTATTGAAAGCCTGCCTGTATCTCCCGGATCTTACGGAGGGCTGTTACCTGTGGAAGATGGGGTTTATTATTCCTCTGGCACCCGCGGCCCGAGAGGGTTCAAATTCTTCAGCCTCACAGATCTGAAAGAAACAGAGATCGGCAACTTTGGCGGATACAGTGTTACACCAGATGCAAAGAAGATCATGTTCCGCACAGGGAACGATTTCTTTATTGAAAGCCTGGGTAAGTCAAAGATCACGCCTGCCAATAAAGTGGATCTGAGCGGATTAAAGATAACGGTAGACCTGAGAGCAGAATGGAAACAGATCTATGATGAAAGCTGGCGGCAGATGCGGGATTATTTTTATGATCCGAATATGCATGGCGTAAACTGGAAAGCCATGCACGACAAATATGCACCGCTGCTTCCTTATGTAAACCATCGCGATGACCTTACCTACCTGATCGGTGAACTGATCGGAGAATTGAGTATCGGGCACGCTTATGTTAACAGCGGGGACAGGCCTCCTATCAACCGTATTCAATTGGGCCTGCTGGGAGCAAGGTTCAGTCGGGATAAAAGCGGGTACTACCGTATAGACAGTATCCTGTCCGGCGAAAGCTGGAACAAAACACTGGTATCTCCCTTGCGCGCATCTGGCTTGAAAGTGAAAGCCGGGGACTATATCATTTCCATCAATGGAACCTCTATGAAGGTGGTCAATAATCTTTACGAAACGCTGGCCGGTAAAGCAGGCCAGTTTGTAGAAATTGAAGTGGCGGGTTCTCCATCGGCAACAAATGTGAGGAAGCTATTGGTGAAACCCATTGCCGATGAATCTTCTCTTTACTATCATGAATGGGTGCAGCAGAATATAGCCAAAGTGAATGCAGCCAGCGGCGGCAGGATCGGTTATGTGCATATCCCTGACATGGGGGTGGAAGGGCTTAACCAGTTCGCGCGTTATTTCTATCCGCAGCTGGATAAAGAAGCGCTCATCATTGATGATCGTGGTAACGGCGGTGGAAACGTATCGCCGATGATCATTGAGCGCTTATTACGGCGGCCATCGCTGGGCACTATGTTGCGGAACAGCAAAACAGCATCTATTAAACCGGATGCACATATAGGGCCAAAGGTTTGCCTGATCGATCAGTACTCAGCTTCCGATGGCGATCTGTTCCCCTGGCAGTTCAAATACAATGGTATTGGCCCCCTGATCGGTCAACGCACCTGGGGTGGTGTGGTTGGGATCAGCGGTTCGCTTCCGTTTATTGATGGCGGAGATATGCGGAAACCGGAATTCGCACATTTTGCGCCGGATGGATCTTCGTTTATCATAGAAGGGGAGGGCGTGCATCCTGATATTGAAGTGATCAATGATCCGTATGTTGAATACAAAGGCAATGATGTGCAGTTGACCCAGGGTATAAAAGTGCTGCTGGAGAAACTGGCGCAGGGCGGGAAAACAGGGGTGCCGAAGATCCCGGCGTTTCCGGATAAATCGAAGTAA
- a CDS encoding glycoside hydrolase family 2 TIM barrel-domain containing protein, which yields MKGSLLFKFAATCLLLTVAWQVKAQPVKVEIVKNDSGFVLMRDHKPYFIKGAGGTRYMDRLAKYGGNSLRTWSTSNAGQDLDKADKLGLTVTMGLDVARERHGFNYDDTAAVRKQLEKLRQEVIKYRNHPALLMWGIGNELNLSYKNPKVWDAVNDIAKMIHEEDPDHPVTTMLAGVNPEVVKQVIARCPDLDLLAVQVYGGLAKVPQQIINTGWKKAYIVTEWGPTGHWESIITPWKAAIEETSSEKAEVYRKRYEASVKIDKSCLGSYVFLWGQKQERTPTWYGLFTEAGEESEVIDVMQYLWTGKWPDNPAPHLDSLTLDGKRATSFIYLQPGKTYPVHTYVKGQGHHLTARWELLPESTDLKEGGDRESRPQAIPGLVKANQAGCTLKAPEKTGAYRLFLYVSNGRNKVATGNIPFFVGTPPQK from the coding sequence ATGAAGGGATCCTTACTATTTAAATTCGCAGCTACATGCCTGCTATTAACGGTTGCATGGCAGGTGAAAGCCCAGCCTGTAAAAGTAGAAATCGTGAAAAACGACAGTGGTTTTGTGCTGATGAGAGACCACAAACCTTATTTTATAAAGGGCGCGGGTGGCACCAGGTATATGGACAGGCTGGCAAAGTATGGCGGCAACTCCCTGCGTACCTGGAGTACCAGTAATGCCGGCCAGGACCTGGATAAAGCAGATAAACTTGGCTTAACGGTAACAATGGGGCTGGATGTGGCAAGAGAAAGGCATGGCTTTAACTATGATGATACTGCTGCGGTTCGTAAGCAATTGGAGAAACTTCGCCAGGAAGTGATCAAATACCGCAATCATCCGGCTTTGCTGATGTGGGGCATTGGTAATGAACTTAATCTCAGCTACAAAAATCCTAAGGTATGGGATGCGGTGAACGATATTGCTAAAATGATCCATGAGGAAGATCCTGATCACCCGGTTACAACCATGCTGGCAGGCGTAAACCCGGAGGTAGTAAAGCAGGTGATAGCGAGGTGCCCGGACCTTGATTTGCTGGCTGTACAGGTATATGGGGGCTTAGCGAAGGTGCCGCAACAGATCATAAATACCGGATGGAAAAAAGCGTATATCGTCACGGAATGGGGCCCAACTGGTCATTGGGAAAGTATCATCACCCCCTGGAAAGCAGCCATAGAGGAAACCAGCAGTGAAAAGGCGGAAGTGTACAGGAAACGTTATGAGGCGTCTGTGAAAATAGACAAAAGTTGCCTGGGATCCTATGTATTCCTGTGGGGGCAAAAGCAGGAACGCACGCCTACCTGGTATGGATTGTTTACGGAAGCGGGAGAAGAATCAGAGGTAATAGACGTGATGCAATATTTGTGGACGGGCAAATGGCCGGATAACCCTGCCCCTCACCTGGATTCGTTAACGCTGGATGGGAAGCGTGCCACCAGCTTTATTTACCTGCAACCAGGCAAAACCTACCCGGTGCATACTTACGTAAAGGGTCAGGGCCATCACCTCACTGCCCGTTGGGAACTATTACCCGAAAGCACGGACCTGAAGGAGGGCGGAGACCGCGAATCAAGGCCACAAGCCATACCAGGCCTGGTAAAAGCCAACCAGGCAGGGTGTACCCTGAAAGCCCCTGAAAAAACCGGCGCTTATAGGTTGTTTTTATACGTAAGTAATGGCAGGAATAAAGTGGCTACCGGCAACATTCCTTTTTTTGTAGGAACTCCTCCTCAAAAGTAA
- a CDS encoding winged helix-turn-helix transcriptional regulator translates to MSTSQLASAISQFFMTTKKETEDNATCPAQALLKLLSGKWKPEIFRLAVDSPLRFSSLLRQIEGSNKQTLSIALKELEEGGLLQKVIIKEKPLHIEYNLTENGKALIPVFIQLESLK, encoded by the coding sequence ATGTCAACGTCTCAGCTGGCATCTGCAATAAGTCAGTTTTTTATGACTACTAAAAAGGAAACAGAGGATAATGCAACCTGCCCTGCACAGGCACTTTTAAAGTTGCTGTCAGGCAAGTGGAAGCCGGAAATATTTCGTTTGGCTGTAGATAGCCCTTTACGGTTTAGTAGTTTACTCCGGCAGATTGAAGGATCTAATAAACAAACACTGTCCATTGCCTTAAAGGAGTTAGAAGAAGGCGGCTTGTTGCAAAAAGTTATCATAAAGGAGAAACCACTGCACATCGAATACAATCTCACCGAAAATGGGAAAGCCCTGATCCCAGTCTTTATACAGTTGGAAAGTTTGAAATAG